The proteins below are encoded in one region of Belonocnema kinseyi isolate 2016_QV_RU_SX_M_011 chromosome 5, B_treatae_v1, whole genome shotgun sequence:
- the LOC117172673 gene encoding peptidyl-prolyl cis-trans isomerase FKBP4, which yields MSSWESEDKLVSKEILEKESFTKKPTERAVCRIKIANVSLTRITIADLKKELHSDILDGSPEKILTLGNACTKLDREIERAIKTMFIKEKSLITIRLPSVAEIGNEDVLVKFEMTLDSFETFKPVWNWNPNEKYEIALEYKETGVSLFKSARYKHAFFMFSKACKILITLEPLSALELAENLLKNIGDLRIVLYNNMAECHLNRKNYEHAISLCCKVLERDENNVKALYRRGVAYGNLKNFEKALEDFKKVLIIEPKNSLAKEKFILYNEQYQLENKRYEKIVKRMFGTEK from the coding sequence ATGAGTTCCTGGGAATCAGAAGACAAGCTCGTCTCGAAAGAAATCCTAGAAAAGGAATCCTTCACAAAAAAGCCAACAGAGCGAGCAGTTTGTCGAATTAAAATCGCCAATGTCAGTCTGACTCGCATCACAATCGCGGATTTAAAAAAGGAACTTCACAGCGACATCCTCGATGGATCGCCCGAAAAAATTCTCACCCTCGGGAATGCCTGCACAAAACTCGATCGAGAAATCGAGCGAGCAATTAAAACCATGTTTATCaaggaaaaaagtttaataacaatcCGACTTCCTTCCGTAGCAGAAATTGGAAATGAAGACGTTCTCGTCAAATTCGAGATGACCCTTGACAGTTTTGAAACCTTCAAACCCGTCTGGAATTGGAATCCTAATGAAAAATACGAAATTGCCCTCGAGTACAAGGAAACTGGGGTTTCTCTGTTCAAATCTGCTCGTTACAAGCACGCCTTTTTCATGTTTTCGAAAGCCTGCAAAATTCTCATCACCCTTGAGCCGCTAAGTGCCCTCGAATTGGCGGaaaatttattgaagaatatTGGAGATTTGAGAATCGTTCTTTACAATAACATGGCAGAGTGTCACTTAAATCGAAAGAATTACGAACACGCGATTTCTCTTTGTTGCAAAGTTCTCGAGAGAGACGAAAATAATGTCAAGGCTCTTTATCGACGAGGAGTTGCCTAtggaaatctgaaaaatttcgaaaaagcgtTGGAGGATTTTAAAAAGGTGCTGATTATCGAGCCTAAAAATTCGCTAGCTAaggagaaatttattttgtataatgaaCAATATCAGCTTGAGAATAAGAGGTATGAGAAAATTGTCAAGCGGATGTTTGGGACTGAGAagtag